A DNA window from Bradyrhizobium barranii subsp. barranii contains the following coding sequences:
- the tsaE gene encoding tRNA (adenosine(37)-N6)-threonylcarbamoyltransferase complex ATPase subunit type 1 TsaE — translation MTEPTTFSVALVNETATAQLMADLALLVGPGDVITLTGDLGAGKTAAARAMIRYLAGDETLEVPSPTFTLVQGYELPPFPVMHADLYRVEDESELEEIGLSPLPDATLVLIEWPERAPSAMPQDRIDIALTHRPALGSNARAADITGYGKSAAQVARLKALREFLEASGYMDAKRKHMAGDASTRSYARLQRNDEIVILMNFPQRPDGAAMYNGKSYSAAVHLAENIKPFVAVDEGLRVAGVSAPAIHHYDLDHGFLISEDFGSDGVIEGDPPRPIAERYEAATDVLAVLHSKTLPETLRLADQTYTIPAFDTEALLIEIGLMPEWYLPDRNAPLSDEKRAEFFAMWRELLKKPLAAPKTWIIRDYHSPNLIWLADRTGMARVGVIDFQDTVLGPHSYDVVSLLQDARIDVPETLELTLLSRYIKARRTADASFDPAGFAELYAIMSAQRNTRLLGTFARLNRRDGKPHYLRHQPRIWTYLQRSLAHPALARLRDWYLANVPPPRGASQEPSEEQPEEQPQA, via the coding sequence ATGACTGAACCGACCACATTCTCCGTCGCGCTTGTCAACGAGACGGCCACTGCGCAATTGATGGCCGACCTTGCGCTGCTGGTCGGCCCCGGCGACGTCATCACCCTCACCGGCGATCTCGGCGCCGGCAAGACTGCGGCTGCGCGAGCCATGATCCGCTATCTCGCCGGCGACGAGACGCTGGAAGTTCCGAGCCCAACCTTCACGCTGGTGCAGGGTTACGAGCTGCCGCCGTTTCCGGTGATGCATGCCGATCTCTACCGCGTCGAGGACGAGAGCGAGCTCGAGGAGATCGGCCTGTCGCCGCTTCCCGATGCCACGCTCGTCCTGATCGAATGGCCGGAGCGCGCACCGTCGGCGATGCCGCAAGACCGCATCGACATCGCGCTGACGCACCGGCCGGCGCTGGGCTCGAATGCGCGCGCCGCCGACATCACCGGATACGGCAAGAGCGCCGCGCAAGTCGCGCGGCTGAAGGCGCTGCGGGAATTCCTCGAGGCATCCGGCTACATGGATGCAAAGCGCAAGCACATGGCCGGCGATGCCTCGACCCGCTCCTATGCGCGGCTGCAGCGTAACGACGAGATCGTCATCCTCATGAACTTTCCGCAGCGGCCCGACGGCGCTGCGATGTACAACGGAAAATCCTACAGCGCGGCGGTGCATCTTGCCGAGAACATCAAGCCGTTCGTTGCCGTCGACGAAGGCCTGCGCGTGGCGGGAGTCTCAGCGCCCGCGATCCACCATTACGATCTCGACCACGGCTTCCTGATCTCCGAGGATTTCGGCAGCGACGGCGTGATCGAAGGCGATCCGCCGCGCCCGATCGCCGAACGTTACGAAGCTGCGACCGACGTGCTGGCCGTGCTGCACAGCAAGACATTGCCGGAGACGCTGCGGCTGGCGGATCAGACCTACACCATTCCTGCCTTCGACACCGAGGCGCTGCTGATCGAGATCGGGTTGATGCCGGAATGGTATCTGCCCGATCGCAACGCGCCACTGAGCGACGAGAAGCGCGCGGAATTCTTCGCGATGTGGCGCGAGCTGCTGAAGAAGCCGCTGGCCGCGCCAAAAACCTGGATCATCCGCGACTACCACTCGCCCAATCTGATCTGGCTCGCCGATCGTACTGGCATGGCGCGCGTCGGCGTGATCGACTTCCAAGACACCGTACTCGGGCCGCATTCCTATGACGTAGTGTCGCTGCTGCAGGACGCGCGTATCGACGTCCCTGAGACCCTCGAGCTGACACTGCTGTCGCGCTACATCAAGGCGCGGCGCACGGCCGATGCGAGCTTCGATCCGGCCGGCTTCGCCGAGCTCTACGCCATCATGTCGGCGCAGCGGAACACGCGCCTGCTCGGCACCTTCGCCCGTCTCAACCGCCGCGACGGTAAGCCGCATTATCTTCGCCACCAGCCGCGGATCTGGACCTACCTCCAGCGCTCGCTGGCACATCCCGCGCTGGCTCGCCTGCGCGACTGGTATCTCGCCAACGTCCCGCCGCCCCGGGGGGCGTCCCAAGAGCCGTCCGAAGAGCAGCCTGAAGAGCAGCCTCAAGCCTGA
- a CDS encoding PilZ domain-containing protein, translating into MAVKTDHRGNSRVVFERGIPAQMMGIDGTWRRECTMEDVSESGAKLTIDGSVEGLHLKEFFLLLSSTGLAYRRCELAWVNGDQIGVNFLKLGDKKKARSTSVGA; encoded by the coding sequence ATGGCGGTCAAGACGGACCATCGTGGCAACAGCCGGGTTGTTTTCGAGCGCGGGATACCGGCCCAGATGATGGGGATCGACGGCACCTGGCGGCGCGAGTGCACCATGGAGGACGTCTCCGAGAGCGGTGCCAAGCTGACCATCGACGGCTCGGTCGAGGGCCTGCATCTGAAGGAATTTTTTCTCCTGCTTTCGTCCACCGGACTTGCGTACCGGCGCTGTGAGCTGGCTTGGGTCAATGGCGACCAGATCGGCGTCAACTTTCTCAAGCTCGGCGACAAGAAGAAGGCGCGTTCCACATCCGTTGGGGCGTGA
- a CDS encoding nucleotidyltransferase family protein: protein MSVKPTKAMVLAAGFGLRMRPLTEKMPKPLVPVAGQPLLDHVLDKLGDAGVTEAIVNVHYLPDQIINHTASRQHPRVTISDERDQVLGTGGGVVKALPLLGDAPFFHVNSDTLWIDGVRSNLARLAENFDPERMDILLLMAPTATSIGYSGRGDYGMLPDGALRKRKEKEVVPFVYAGAAILSPSIFANAPQGEFSLTKMFDRANEQERLFGLRLDGVWMHVGTPDAVHAAEEAFLESVA, encoded by the coding sequence ATGTCCGTCAAGCCGACCAAAGCCATGGTGCTCGCCGCGGGGTTCGGGCTGCGCATGCGTCCGTTGACGGAGAAGATGCCGAAGCCGCTCGTGCCGGTGGCCGGCCAGCCGCTGCTGGACCATGTGCTCGACAAGCTCGGCGACGCCGGCGTGACCGAGGCGATCGTCAATGTGCACTATCTGCCGGACCAGATCATCAACCACACCGCATCCCGCCAGCATCCGCGCGTGACCATCTCGGACGAGCGCGACCAGGTGCTCGGCACCGGCGGTGGCGTGGTCAAGGCGCTGCCGCTGCTCGGCGACGCGCCGTTCTTCCATGTCAATTCCGACACGCTGTGGATCGACGGCGTGCGCTCGAACCTGGCGCGGCTTGCGGAAAACTTCGACCCTGAGCGCATGGACATCCTGCTCTTGATGGCGCCGACCGCGACCAGCATCGGCTATAGCGGCCGCGGCGATTACGGCATGCTGCCCGACGGCGCCCTGCGCAAGCGCAAGGAAAAAGAGGTCGTTCCGTTCGTCTATGCCGGCGCGGCGATCCTGTCGCCCTCGATCTTCGCCAACGCACCGCAGGGCGAGTTCTCGCTGACCAAGATGTTCGACCGCGCCAACGAACAGGAGCGGCTGTTCGGCCTCCGCCTCGACGGCGTCTGGATGCATGTCGGCACGCCCGATGCCGTGCATGCGGCGGAAGAGGCGTTTCTGGAGAGCGTGGCGTAA
- the addB gene encoding double-strand break repair protein AddB, with amino-acid sequence MRVFSVPISVPFLRTVVSSLLDGRLVDGFEARKEPARLADATLYLPTRRAMRVVREIFLEEMKADAVVLPRIVALGDIDEDELAFADEGEQFSGGAPLDIPPRLGELERRLTLAQLVAAWAKGPVLSPLVVGGPASTLALAGDLARLIDDMVTRGVDWSALDGLVPDMLDRYWQHSLEFLRIARIAWPGHLAEINRIEPAARRDLLIAAEARRLTAHPHGPVIAAGSTGSMPATAKFLHAVASLPHGAVVLPGLDTDLGEDAWRTIGGVRDALGKFAEHPASNHPQYAMHALLDRFGIKRSDVDILQPPAEGGRDLLASESMRPSAKTEVWHDRLKQPDVAAKIAGGMTNLAVVEAPNPEMEALAIAIAMREARHLDKSAALVTPDRALARRVMAALTRWDLAFDDSGGDVLMETSAGVFARLASEAATKGLEPPTLLAMLKHPLCRLGRVPGAWKAAIEGLELAVLRGTRPPAGTAGLLREFNRFREELAKLWRKEVSALHHAEPRARLKAEDLDRIQALIDALRQALAPIESLAPSKPYDFAELAHRHREIMIELSRDEQGIPLAFEEREGLALAAAFDDLLRGGTTSGLMVTLPDYADVFQTAFSDRAVRRRDKPGARLQIYGPLESRLMQADRIIIGGLIEGVWPPAPRIDPWLSRPMRHELGLDLPERRIGLSAHDFAQLLGGDEVILTHSAKAGGAPAVASRFLHRLEAVAGDELWKTAIRAGEKYVQFASALDQPAEVKPVKQPEPRPPRATRPLKMSVTAIEDWLRDPYTIYAKHILRLDALDPVDMPLSAADRGSAIHDALGEFTETYAAHLPPDPARVLRAIGEKYFAPLMERPEARALWWPRFQRIARWFGEWETARRDVIEVITAETRGEISIQLDHERSFQLSARADRIERRQGGSYAILDYKTGQPPTGKQVRMGLSPQLTLEAAILREGGFPDIDAGSSVSQLVYVRLSGNNPPGEERILELKYRQGDEPQPPDTAAAEARAKLEALIRAFEDENQAYTSLNLPMWTNRYGTYDDLARIKEWSAAGGLGIEEW; translated from the coding sequence ATGCGCGTTTTCAGCGTTCCCATCTCAGTTCCGTTCCTGCGCACGGTCGTCTCGAGCCTGCTCGACGGCCGGCTGGTCGACGGATTCGAGGCGCGCAAGGAACCGGCGCGGCTTGCGGATGCCACGCTGTACCTGCCGACAAGGCGCGCCATGCGCGTCGTGCGCGAGATCTTTCTCGAGGAGATGAAGGCAGATGCAGTGGTCCTGCCGCGCATCGTCGCGCTCGGCGACATCGACGAGGACGAGCTCGCTTTCGCCGACGAGGGCGAGCAGTTCTCCGGCGGAGCGCCGCTCGACATTCCGCCACGGCTTGGCGAGCTCGAACGGCGGCTGACGCTGGCGCAGCTCGTCGCCGCCTGGGCCAAGGGCCCGGTGCTGTCCCCGCTGGTGGTCGGCGGCCCCGCCTCGACACTCGCGCTGGCCGGCGACCTCGCACGCCTGATCGACGACATGGTGACGCGCGGCGTCGACTGGAGCGCGCTCGACGGCCTCGTGCCCGACATGCTCGACCGCTACTGGCAGCACTCGCTCGAATTTTTGCGGATCGCGCGCATCGCGTGGCCCGGCCATCTCGCCGAGATCAACCGGATCGAGCCCGCGGCGCGGCGCGACCTCCTGATCGCGGCGGAAGCCAGGCGGTTGACCGCGCATCCCCATGGCCCCGTGATCGCGGCGGGCTCGACCGGCTCGATGCCGGCCACCGCAAAATTCCTGCATGCGGTCGCATCGCTGCCGCATGGCGCCGTGGTGCTGCCGGGCCTCGACACCGATCTGGGCGAGGACGCCTGGCGCACCATCGGCGGCGTACGCGACGCGCTCGGCAAGTTCGCAGAGCATCCGGCGTCGAACCATCCGCAATATGCCATGCACGCGCTGCTGGATCGCTTTGGCATCAAGCGCAGCGACGTCGACATCCTCCAGCCGCCGGCGGAAGGCGGGCGCGATCTGCTCGCATCGGAATCGATGCGTCCGTCGGCGAAGACGGAAGTCTGGCACGACCGGCTGAAGCAGCCTGACGTCGCCGCGAAGATCGCGGGCGGCATGACAAACCTTGCGGTCGTCGAAGCCCCCAATCCCGAAATGGAAGCGCTCGCGATCGCCATTGCGATGCGCGAGGCGCGGCATCTCGACAAATCGGCGGCACTGGTGACGCCAGACCGCGCGCTGGCGCGGCGGGTGATGGCCGCGCTCACGCGATGGGATCTCGCCTTCGACGATTCCGGCGGCGACGTGCTGATGGAAACGTCCGCCGGCGTTTTTGCGCGTCTGGCATCGGAAGCGGCGACCAAGGGATTGGAGCCGCCGACGCTGCTGGCGATGCTGAAACATCCGCTGTGCCGGCTTGGCCGGGTGCCTGGCGCGTGGAAGGCGGCAATCGAGGGCCTCGAGCTTGCAGTCTTGCGCGGCACGCGGCCGCCTGCGGGCACCGCGGGCCTGCTGCGCGAATTCAATCGTTTCCGCGAGGAGCTGGCAAAGCTGTGGCGCAAGGAGGTCTCTGCGCTCCACCACGCGGAGCCGCGCGCGCGTCTGAAGGCGGAGGACCTCGATCGCATCCAGGCGCTGATCGATGCCCTGCGACAAGCGTTGGCGCCGATCGAGAGTCTCGCGCCATCGAAACCGTACGACTTCGCCGAGCTCGCGCACCGGCACCGCGAGATCATGATCGAGCTGTCGCGCGACGAGCAGGGCATCCCGCTCGCTTTCGAGGAGCGCGAGGGCCTGGCGCTCGCGGCCGCCTTCGACGACCTCCTGCGCGGCGGCACCACCAGCGGATTGATGGTGACGCTGCCTGACTACGCCGACGTCTTCCAGACCGCGTTCAGCGACCGGGCCGTGCGGCGGCGGGACAAACCCGGCGCGCGGCTACAGATCTACGGCCCGCTGGAATCGCGCCTGATGCAGGCCGACCGGATCATCATCGGCGGCCTGATCGAAGGCGTCTGGCCGCCGGCGCCGCGCATCGATCCCTGGCTCAGCCGTCCGATGCGGCACGAGCTTGGCCTCGATCTGCCGGAACGCCGCATCGGCCTCTCCGCACACGACTTCGCGCAACTGCTCGGCGGCGACGAGGTGATCCTGACCCATTCCGCGAAGGCCGGCGGCGCCCCGGCGGTCGCCTCGCGCTTCCTGCACCGGTTAGAGGCGGTCGCGGGCGACGAGCTCTGGAAGACGGCCATTCGCGCCGGCGAGAAATACGTGCAGTTCGCGAGCGCGCTCGATCAGCCCGCCGAGGTCAAGCCGGTCAAGCAGCCCGAACCGCGGCCGCCGCGCGCGACGCGGCCGCTGAAGATGTCGGTCACCGCGATCGAGGACTGGCTGCGTGATCCCTACACGATCTACGCAAAGCACATTTTGCGGCTCGATGCGCTCGACCCCGTCGACATGCCGCTGTCGGCCGCCGACCGCGGCTCGGCAATCCATGATGCGCTCGGCGAGTTCACGGAAACCTACGCTGCACATCTGCCCCCCGATCCCGCGCGCGTGCTGCGCGCGATCGGCGAAAAGTATTTTGCGCCGCTGATGGAGCGCCCCGAAGCGCGCGCGCTGTGGTGGCCGCGTTTCCAGCGCATCGCGCGCTGGTTTGGCGAATGGGAGACGGCGCGTCGCGACGTGATCGAGGTCATCACGGCAGAAACGCGTGGCGAGATCTCGATCCAGCTCGACCACGAGCGCAGCTTCCAGCTCTCCGCCCGCGCCGACCGCATCGAGCGGCGCCAGGGCGGCAGCTATGCCATCCTCGACTACAAGACCGGGCAGCCGCCGACGGGCAAGCAGGTCCGCATGGGCCTGTCGCCGCAGCTCACTCTCGAAGCGGCAATCCTGCGCGAGGGCGGGTTCCCTGACATCGACGCGGGTTCGTCCGTCAGCCAGCTCGTCTATGTGCGCCTGAGCGGCAACAATCCACCCGGCGAGGAGCGCATCCTCGAGCTCAAGTATAGGCAAGGCGACGAACCGCAGCCGCCGGATACGGCCGCCGCCGAAGCACGGGCCAAGCTGGAGGCGCTGATCCGTGCCTTCGAGGACGAGAACCAGGCGTACACCTCGCTGAACCTGCCGATGTGGACCAACCGCTACGGCACCTATGACGACCTCGCCCGCATCAAGGAATGGTCCGCGGCCGGCGGTTTGGGGATCGAGGAATGGTGA
- the addA gene encoding double-strand break repair helicase AddA: protein MVKLPRPIPDEVRARQARASDPTASAFVSANAGSGKTHVLVQRVIRLLLSGVPPEKILCITFTKAAAANMAERVFTTLGHWVTLDDNALDAAIKAVGIPHPDRKLRREARKLFACALETPGGLKVQTIHALCTRLLQQFPFEANVPARFAVIDERDQTDMMERANLKVLLEAARDPETVTGRALLTAMASAADVTFKEVVREACLSRDHFMAWTDEAGNAEAAAAQMASVLGVDASDRIEDIETEILDGPFLPRSRWDDIAFALEDGTSSDKSQAARFREAKVFSGAAQVDAYLGVFLTDEKLPRKAVLTKKFGDHNPSVARLFENEGQRLGGLIEKRRAVTMRDRTAALLHIATAAAANYRREKQERGLLDYDDLIDKTLAMLNRVSSGWVHYKLDRGVDHVLIDEAQDTSPRQWDIVAHIISEFTAGEGAREGLNRTVFAVGDEKQSIFSFQGAQPREFDARRRELRSKFTAAGLKFDPVAFTYSFRSGAAILDSVDHVFREPQIYKSIHSVDIGHPLHNALADAGPSVIELWDLAEPDDRQEIEGWRAPFDGVAATSPEVKLARRIQTEIKQLVESGTLTGHEGERRPLRYGDMLILVRRRGNAFDAVIQALKHANVPVAGADRLKLTEHIAIIDLMNLADALLLPQDDLALAVALKSPLFGLDDDDLFQLAWGRKGSLRRALGGHAGSNEKFAAALRRLEACEARSRDETPFAFYAWLLGGDGGRARILRRLGHEANDALDEFLELALNYERKAPASLQGFMAWLRSADTEVKRDMEISRDEVRVMTVHGAKGLEASVVFMVDTTSSPADSQRVRLIHVPHGNGGEVVVWAGRKADDPKPVADARKAMIEETEDEYRRLLYVAMTRAADRLIVGGCMPGNMKTVRKLSWYDLINTGLTGSGLDKQTIETPLGKVTRFARPEDVGALGTPAMSVDQSIALPDWLRTPLPHESVDDDPVRPSGQSAEDGRSVRSGESVQSRAVALQRGTLVHRLLQSLPDIAPERRREAALGFMARNAPDWTEADRTALADKVLALIAEPRFAPVFTAGSRAEVSIIGRLDRPGRPPALVSGQIDRLVVRPAEVLIVDFKTNQAAPKSAAEAPAAYVRQLALYRAVLAQLYPQKPIRAVLLWTEALEYMEISAPALDAALASLHVGVSVLDPARSRS, encoded by the coding sequence ATGGTGAAGCTGCCGCGTCCCATTCCCGACGAGGTGCGTGCGCGGCAGGCGCGCGCGTCCGATCCGACTGCGTCGGCCTTCGTGTCGGCCAATGCCGGCTCGGGCAAGACCCATGTGCTGGTGCAGCGCGTGATCCGCCTGCTGCTGTCGGGCGTGCCGCCGGAAAAGATCCTCTGCATCACCTTCACCAAGGCCGCCGCCGCCAACATGGCCGAGCGCGTGTTCACGACGCTTGGCCATTGGGTCACGCTGGACGACAACGCGCTCGACGCGGCGATTAAGGCGGTTGGCATCCCACATCCCGATCGAAAACTACGCCGCGAAGCACGAAAGCTGTTTGCCTGCGCGCTGGAGACGCCGGGCGGGCTGAAGGTGCAGACCATCCACGCGCTGTGCACCCGCCTGCTTCAGCAGTTTCCGTTCGAGGCCAATGTTCCCGCGCGCTTCGCCGTGATCGACGAGCGCGACCAGACCGACATGATGGAGCGCGCCAATCTGAAGGTGCTGCTGGAGGCCGCACGCGATCCGGAGACCGTCACCGGCCGCGCGCTGCTCACCGCGATGGCGAGTGCGGCCGACGTCACCTTCAAGGAAGTCGTGCGCGAGGCCTGTCTCAGCCGCGACCATTTCATGGCCTGGACCGACGAGGCCGGCAACGCAGAGGCTGCCGCCGCTCAAATGGCGTCGGTCCTGGGCGTTGATGCGAGCGATCGGATCGAGGACATCGAGACGGAAATTCTCGACGGCCCATTCCTGCCGCGATCGCGCTGGGACGACATCGCCTTCGCGCTGGAAGACGGCACCTCTTCCGACAAGAGCCAGGCCGCTCGTTTCCGCGAGGCCAAGGTGTTTTCCGGCGCTGCACAGGTCGATGCCTATCTCGGCGTCTTCCTCACCGACGAAAAGCTGCCGCGCAAGGCGGTGCTGACCAAGAAGTTTGGCGATCACAACCCATCTGTCGCACGGCTGTTCGAGAACGAGGGGCAGCGCCTCGGCGGATTGATCGAGAAGCGCCGCGCGGTGACCATGCGCGACCGCACCGCGGCCCTGCTGCACATCGCGACCGCGGCCGCCGCAAACTACCGCCGTGAGAAGCAGGAGCGCGGGCTGCTCGACTACGACGACCTCATCGACAAGACGCTGGCGATGCTGAACCGCGTCTCTTCAGGCTGGGTGCACTACAAGCTCGACCGCGGCGTCGATCATGTGCTGATCGACGAGGCCCAGGATACGAGCCCGCGGCAGTGGGACATCGTCGCGCATATCATTTCGGAGTTCACCGCGGGCGAAGGCGCGCGTGAAGGGTTGAACCGTACCGTCTTTGCCGTCGGCGACGAAAAGCAGTCGATCTTCTCGTTTCAGGGCGCGCAGCCCCGAGAATTCGATGCGCGCCGGCGCGAGTTGCGCAGCAAGTTCACTGCCGCCGGGCTGAAATTCGATCCGGTCGCCTTCACCTATTCGTTCCGTTCGGGCGCGGCGATCCTGGACTCGGTCGACCACGTCTTCCGCGAGCCCCAGATCTACAAGAGCATCCATTCGGTCGACATCGGCCATCCCCTGCACAATGCGCTCGCCGATGCGGGCCCGAGCGTGATCGAGCTGTGGGATCTCGCCGAGCCCGATGACAGGCAGGAGATCGAGGGCTGGCGCGCACCGTTCGATGGCGTCGCCGCCACCAGCCCCGAGGTGAAGCTCGCCCGCCGCATCCAGACCGAGATCAAGCAACTGGTCGAGAGCGGCACGCTGACGGGACACGAAGGCGAGCGCCGCCCCTTACGTTACGGCGACATGCTGATCCTGGTGCGCCGGCGCGGCAATGCGTTCGACGCCGTGATCCAGGCATTGAAGCACGCCAATGTTCCGGTCGCCGGCGCCGACCGGCTGAAGCTGACCGAGCATATTGCGATCATCGACCTGATGAATCTTGCGGACGCGCTGCTGCTGCCGCAGGACGATCTCGCGCTCGCGGTTGCGCTGAAGAGCCCTCTGTTCGGGCTCGATGACGATGACCTGTTTCAGCTCGCCTGGGGCCGCAAGGGCTCGCTGCGCCGCGCGCTTGGCGGGCATGCGGGCTCAAACGAGAAGTTCGCGGCAGCGCTGCGGCGGCTTGAAGCCTGCGAGGCGCGGTCGCGCGACGAGACTCCGTTCGCCTTCTACGCCTGGCTGCTCGGCGGCGACGGCGGACGCGCGCGCATCCTGCGCCGGCTCGGCCATGAGGCCAACGACGCGCTCGACGAGTTCCTGGAGCTGGCACTGAACTACGAGCGCAAGGCACCGGCCTCGCTGCAGGGTTTCATGGCGTGGCTGCGCTCGGCCGACACCGAGGTGAAGCGCGACATGGAGATCTCGCGCGACGAGGTGCGGGTGATGACCGTGCACGGCGCCAAGGGCCTGGAAGCCTCCGTCGTGTTCATGGTCGACACGACATCATCGCCCGCGGATTCGCAGCGGGTCCGGCTGATCCACGTGCCGCACGGCAATGGCGGCGAGGTCGTGGTCTGGGCCGGGCGCAAGGCCGATGATCCCAAGCCCGTCGCCGACGCACGCAAGGCCATGATCGAGGAGACCGAGGACGAGTATCGCCGCCTGCTCTATGTCGCGATGACGCGCGCGGCCGATCGGCTGATCGTCGGCGGCTGCATGCCCGGCAACATGAAGACGGTCCGCAAGCTGAGCTGGTACGATTTGATCAACACCGGGCTCACCGGCTCGGGCCTGGACAAGCAGACGATCGAGACGCCGCTCGGCAAGGTGACCCGATTCGCCCGGCCGGAGGATGTCGGGGCGCTCGGCACGCCTGCGATGTCGGTGGACCAATCGATCGCATTGCCAGACTGGCTGCGGACGCCGTTACCGCACGAGAGCGTCGATGACGATCCAGTGCGCCCCTCCGGCCAGTCGGCCGAGGACGGCCGAAGCGTGCGGTCAGGCGAATCGGTGCAGTCGCGCGCGGTGGCGCTGCAGCGCGGCACGCTGGTGCACCGGCTGCTGCAATCCCTCCCCGACATCGCCCCCGAGCGCCGGCGCGAGGCCGCGCTCGGCTTCATGGCGCGCAACGCGCCCGACTGGACGGAGGCCGACCGGACCGCGCTGGCCGACAAGGTTCTCGCCTTGATCGCCGAACCGCGGTTTGCCCCGGTGTTTACCGCCGGCAGCCGTGCCGAGGTCTCGATCATCGGCCGATTGGACCGGCCGGGGCGGCCGCCAGCGCTGGTGTCGGGGCAGATTGACCGGCTGGTCGTTCGTCCGGCCGAGGTTCTGATCGTCGATTTCAAGACCAACCAGGCGGCCCCCAAAAGCGCCGCGGAGGCGCCCGCCGCCTATGTCCGGCAGCTTGCGCTGTACCGGGCGGTGCTGGCGCAGCTTTATCCCCAAAAGCCGATCAGGGCCGTCCTGCTCTGGACCGAGGCCCTTGAATATATGGAGATTTCAGCCCCCGCGCTGGACGCGGCGCTGGCATCCCTTCATGTCGGCGTGAGCGTCCTTGACCCGGCAAGGAGCCGTTCATAG
- the trxA gene encoding thioredoxin, producing the protein MAVGKVSDTDFEAEVLKANGPVVVDFWAEWCGPCRMIAPALDEIAGAMGDKVKIVKLNVDESPKTASKYGVMSIPTLMIFKGGEMASRQVGAAPKAKLQQWITSAV; encoded by the coding sequence ATGGCCGTTGGCAAGGTTTCCGATACCGATTTCGAAGCCGAAGTGCTCAAGGCGAACGGCCCCGTGGTCGTCGATTTCTGGGCCGAATGGTGCGGCCCCTGCCGCATGATCGCACCCGCCCTCGACGAGATCGCCGGCGCGATGGGCGACAAGGTCAAGATCGTCAAGCTCAACGTCGACGAGAGCCCGAAGACCGCGTCCAAGTATGGCGTGATGTCGATCCCGACGCTGATGATCTTCAAGGGCGGCGAGATGGCCTCCCGCCAGGTCGGCGCGGCGCCGAAGGCGAAGCTGCAGCAGTGGATCACCTCCGCGGTCTGA
- a CDS encoding SRPBCC family protein encodes MNDDNVWRGEYAVESSAAPEAIWSIFRDVPGWKTWNAGIEQIDIDGPFAAGTWFTMKPPGEEALRSQLIEVRENACFIDETRVGDLVIKVAHRIESLGAGRTRIVYAVDARGPQASEIGPAVASDFPDVLASLAKLAETRSA; translated from the coding sequence ATGAACGACGACAATGTCTGGCGGGGCGAATACGCGGTCGAGTCATCGGCAGCTCCGGAGGCGATCTGGAGCATCTTCCGCGATGTGCCCGGTTGGAAAACCTGGAACGCAGGTATCGAGCAGATCGACATTGACGGGCCATTTGCGGCCGGGACCTGGTTCACGATGAAGCCTCCCGGCGAGGAGGCGCTGCGCTCGCAGCTGATCGAGGTCCGCGAGAACGCGTGCTTCATCGACGAAACGCGAGTCGGCGATCTCGTCATCAAGGTCGCCCATCGCATCGAATCCCTTGGGGCAGGACGCACGCGCATCGTTTACGCCGTCGACGCGCGAGGGCCGCAAGCGTCCGAGATCGGTCCGGCTGTCGCGTCGGACTTTCCCGATGTTCTCGCCAGTCTCGCCAAACTCGCCGAAACGAGATCGGCGTGA
- a CDS encoding metallophosphoesterase family protein, giving the protein MRFAAIADVHGNHLALEAVLADIRAQGITDIVNLGDMLSGPLDAGRTIEILMQLDAAHVLGNHDRYLLDRPPEKMGSWDRPAHAQLNAAQLDWLRAQPMTRVFSEQVFLCHATPDDDEVYWLDTVHPDGTVALSLLDRIEQFAQGITQSLILCAHTHLARAVRLRDGRLIVNPGSVGSPGYRDVHPFPHVVEAGTPHARYAILELVGSAWQVTFRHIAYDHEAMAALARRNGQPELANALATGWIG; this is encoded by the coding sequence ATGCGTTTTGCCGCGATTGCCGACGTCCACGGAAACCATCTCGCGCTGGAGGCGGTGCTTGCCGACATCCGCGCGCAGGGCATCACCGACATTGTCAATCTCGGCGACATGCTGAGCGGCCCGCTCGATGCCGGCCGGACCATCGAGATCCTGATGCAGCTCGACGCAGCGCACGTGCTCGGCAATCACGACCGCTACCTGCTCGACCGCCCGCCGGAAAAGATGGGCTCGTGGGACCGTCCCGCGCACGCTCAACTCAATGCCGCGCAACTCGATTGGCTGCGCGCGCAGCCGATGACGCGGGTGTTTAGCGAGCAGGTTTTCCTCTGCCATGCGACGCCCGATGACGACGAGGTCTATTGGCTCGATACCGTGCATCCCGACGGCACCGTTGCGCTATCGCTGCTCGACCGCATCGAGCAGTTCGCGCAAGGCATCACCCAATCGCTGATCCTCTGCGCCCACACCCATCTTGCCCGCGCGGTGCGGCTGCGCGACGGTCGGCTGATCGTCAATCCCGGCAGCGTCGGCAGCCCCGGCTATCGCGACGTGCATCCATTCCCGCATGTCGTCGAAGCCGGCACGCCGCACGCGCGCTATGCGATCCTCGAGCTTGTCGGGAGTGCATGGCAGGTGACGTTCCGGCACATCGCATATGACCACGAGGCGATGGCCGCGCTCGCGCGCCGCAATGGCCAGCCGGAGCTGGCGAATGCATTGGCGACGGGGTGGATCGGATAG